One Bacteroidales bacterium genomic window, ACAGGTTTAGCTTATTCAAATCAAATTGATTTGGAAACTGCAGATTGGAATAACTATTCTGCTTATGCAACTCCCGCAGGCGGTGCAAACGAATCTTTAATCTATGTATTTGCATATTCATATTTCCCTGATTCTGTGATGTTTGATTTGCCGGTAAGCATTCAAAGTGTTGATATTACAAATTCTGTATGGGCTTATAAATATATGACAGGAGAAGACGGTACAGGTCAGGAATATATAACAGGTGATTTTTTTATTCTTTCAATAATCGGTATTAATCCTGACGGAAGTCATAATGACAGTCCTGTTGCTTTTTATTTGGGGCAAGATGATAATATTACGGACAATTGGACAAATGTTGATTTATCAAGTCTGGGTAATGTTAAAGGTTTGATTTTTTCTCTTACATCTTCAGATGATATGACACCTTATTATTATTGTCTGGACAATTTAACATACACTGATGTTGTTTCTGTTGAAAATACTGTGAAGCAAAATATTTCAATTTTTCCTAATCCGGCAAAACATACTGTAAACCTTACAAATGTATATAATTCAAATATTAACATTATTGATATTACAGGAAAAACAGTTTACTCAATAAATAATAGTTCTGAAAAGGAACAAATAAATATCTCACACTTAAAATCAGGTGTTTATTTTATTACAATTGAAAATAATGATGAGTTTTTTTCAAAGAAACTAATTGTTAAATAAATTTAGAAAATGAAATCCGTCTGACCGCTTCAAGCGGTCAGACGGATACATATTATTTTAAACAATTTTGAAACGAATACTATTCATAATAATAATAATAATTTCCTCAATAATTGGGGATGCACAATCTTATGCTCCCGCAGTAGGTTTTGCCGGGAGTACAGCAATGTATAAAGACAGTAGTGTATTTATTGATTGGGCAAAAGATATTGAAGTATATCGTTCATATCAAAATATTGCTTTTCCTGAAAACGGTTATGTGAGTTACGGAACAGATACTTGTGCAACAGGTGTTGCTGACGGTAATCCGAATGTTGTGAGTCTGGGTGACGGAGGCTCGGCAGTTTTAAAATTTAATTATCCTGTTGTAAACGGTGACGGTTTTGATTTTGCAGTATTTGAAAACGGTTTTTTTGAAAATGACACTTCAGAACTTGCTTTTTTAGAACTTGCATTTGTTGAAATAAGTACAGACGGCATTGAATATATAAGATTTCCTGCTGTTTCGGAACTGCAAACAGATGTGCAAATTGAGAGTTTTGAAAATATAAATGCCGGTTATATTCATAATTTTGCAGGTAAATACACTATGTTCTACGGAACTCCTTTTGATTTGGATGATATTGCTGATTTATCTGTCGGAACTTCAGTAAATATTAATGAAATTAATTTTGTAAAAATCATTGATGTAATCGGGACAATTGATGACAAATATGCGAGTTATGACAGCGAAGGAAATAAAGTGAATGATCCTTATCCCACAGCTTTTTCGTCCGGAGGTTTTGATTTGGATGCTGTGGGTGTGATTAATAATTCATTGAACTCAATTTTGGAATATGAAATCTTAATTATTCCTAATCCTGTAAAAGATTTTCTTTCATTTAAAACCAATATTTCAGATATTGAAAAAGTTGAAATTTTTTCGGTTGAAGGAAAATTACTGATTTCAACAAAGCAAAAGTTTAATGTTGATGTCAGGAATTTAGAATCGGGAATTTATATATTGAAAGTTTTAAGTTCCGATAAAAGTTATGCGAGTAAATTTATAAAATAGGACTTTGAATATTATTAAAAATTTTATATTGAAACACAATTTTTTTATATTATTACTTATAGTTTTGTTAACTGTTTTTCATTATAAAGGAAAAGCACAAGACACCTTGCATATTAGTGAAGTAATTAAAACAGCAACACGTCAGTCTGTATTTAAAAATACAAATGAGGAAGTTGTTGACAGCCTTGCAAAATCATTTTATAAAAATTCTTCTCTTGATGAACTTCTTTCAGTTCAAACATCTTCACAAATAAAATCCTACGGAGGTTTAGGGAATTTATCAAGCATCAGTATCAGAGGAAGTGCAGCAAATCACGTTTCTGTTAATTGGAACGGATTTCCGGTTAATTCGGCAACAACCGGCACTATTGATTTGTCTTTAATTCATACAGGATTTTTTGAGGAAATAAAAATTATTCCCGGAGCTTCATCTTCTTTATACGGAAGCGGAACATTCGGCGGAGCAGTAGAATTGAATAATATTTCAGATGCAAAAAAAGGTTTTACAGTGAGTATAGGAAGTGAAATCGGAAGTTTCATGACTGCAAAGTATTTTCTTTCAGGAAATTATTCAAATAAGAATCTGCAATATAAATTAGCTTTAAACAAAACAGATGCAAAAAATGATTTTCCGTATAATGATATTTATAAAATTGATAAGCCTGTTGAAAATCGCAAACACAACAGCCTTAACAGTATAAATCTTATACAAAATATTAAGATAAAACTTCCGAAAAACAACACAATTGAAAGCGGAATTTGGTATATAATTAAAGATAAAGAAATTCCGGAAATTGCAGGCTCATATAGTGTAGGTAATAAAATGCAAAGCGACAGTATTTTCAGAACTTTTTTGCGTTGGGAAAAATTAAACAGAAAATCTTTATTGACTGCAAGTTCTGCATACTTTTCTGAATATCTGCATTATACTGATAAAATTAATGCTGACGATACAGAGTACTTTATTAATTCCGAAATAAAAAGCAATACATTTTTCGGTGATGTTTCTTGCAGATATTATTTCAATAGTAAGTTGACCGTTGATTTTGCAGGTATAATTAATTATCAAAATATTTTTACATCAAATTATACAGAAAGTCAAACAGATGAAATAAATTATTCACTTTTAACAGCTTTGAAATATAATATTTTTGATTTCGATATAAATTTCAGTTTCAGAAATGAATTTTCAGAGCAAATCGGATATATTCCTTTGATTGATTTAGGAATTTCAAGAAAATTATTGAAAAACAAATTAATTTTAAAATCAAATGTTTCAAATAAATTTCGGAGACCTACTTTTAATGAAAAGTTCTGGCTTCCGGGAGGGAATCCGAATATAAAATCCGAAACAGGAAAAAGCACTGAAGCAACAATAAAATATCTTTTTAATAAAAACAAATCAGAAAATATTTCAATAACCGGCTATTATTCAAAAATCAATAATATGATACAATGGATACCTGTGAACGGAGTTTGGACTGCCGTAAATAATAATGAAGTGCAATTGTCTGGGATTGAAACAAATATGCATTATTCAATACAAAAAAATAAATTTAAATATTCGATTAATGCATCTTATAATTTCTCAAATTCTTTGCTTACAGGTGTTTATTCTAATAATAATCTTGAGCTTCCTGTAAAACTTATGTATTCACCTTCGCACAGCTCAAAACTATTTTTCACAACATCTTATAAAAGATTTAATATCAGCATATCGGAGCAATATACAGGAGAAAGATTTACAACACAAGATAAAGATAATAATTCTGAAGGTATTTTACCGTTAATTTTTCTGTCAAACATTTATGCAGCTTATCAATTTGATGTGAATAATATTTATATATCTTTGAATGCGAAAATTTTGAATATTTTTAACGAGCAATACGAAATAATAAAATCATATCCCTCATCGGGGAGAGCTTTTTATTTTGGTGTTGTTGTCAGGTATAACAAAAAAAAACAGGACGCTGATTGTTATGATTATTATGATAAAAAAAATAAAAATATATGAATGCTTTTGGTAAACAGATTATTTCCCTAAACTCCTTTAATAAAGGGGGATTTTTTCGCAGATTTTCTCAAACATTACTAATTATAATATCTTCATTAATAATTTTATTTAGTTCCTGTAAACCAAAGCCGGTTCCGGAACAAGAAATTGACATTTCAGAAGGTGTTTTTATTGTTAATGAAGGGAATTTTATGTCGAACAACGGAGAGATTAGCTTTTATAATACACAAACAGGCGAAATTATTAATAATCTTTATGCTTTGCAAAACAACAATGCAGTTCTTGGAGATGTAGTGCAATCAATGTGTATTTCTGATACTTTGGCGCTAATAAGTGTAAATAATTCTAAAAAAATTGAAATCGTTAACATCAAAGATTTTAAACATGTTCATACTATAACAGGATTGTCTTATCCGCGATATATTATTACTGTTCGTGAGAATATTTGTTATTTAACTAACGGTAAAAATCCCGGTGAAATTAAAGTTATTGATACTGATAAAAAAGAAGTTATTAAAACTATAACTGCCGGAAACCAACCTGAAAATTTGCTTCTTTCGGGTAATAAAGTTTTTGTTGCAAACGGAGCTTGGGGGCATGACAGTACAGTGAGTATTATTAATCCTTCAACCGATGAACTTATTGAAACAATTAACGTTGGTGACGGGGCAACAGATTTAGCATCGGACAAAAACGGCAACATTTGGGTTTTATGTCAAGGTAAATCAGCTTATGATTATCCGGAAGAAACAGCATCGCAATTAGTTTGTATAAATCCTGACACTTATGAAATTATTGAAAGAGTTAATATTGGCATAACAGGCGATAATTTTCATCCTGTAAGAATAGCATCTGATAAAGAAAACGGTTATATTTATTATAATGAAAGAGTCGGGGTTTACAGAATTAACATAAATAATCCGCATCACAAAGAGTGGTTTAGTATGCTGTTATACTACGGTTTGGAAGTAAACCCCGTAAACGGGAATGTATATATGTTT contains:
- a CDS encoding TonB-dependent receptor, which codes for MKHNFFILLLIVLLTVFHYKGKAQDTLHISEVIKTATRQSVFKNTNEEVVDSLAKSFYKNSSLDELLSVQTSSQIKSYGGLGNLSSISIRGSAANHVSVNWNGFPVNSATTGTIDLSLIHTGFFEEIKIIPGASSSLYGSGTFGGAVELNNISDAKKGFTVSIGSEIGSFMTAKYFLSGNYSNKNLQYKLALNKTDAKNDFPYNDIYKIDKPVENRKHNSLNSINLIQNIKIKLPKNNTIESGIWYIIKDKEIPEIAGSYSVGNKMQSDSIFRTFLRWEKLNRKSLLTASSAYFSEYLHYTDKINADDTEYFINSEIKSNTFFGDVSCRYYFNSKLTVDFAGIINYQNIFTSNYTESQTDEINYSLLTALKYNIFDFDINFSFRNEFSEQIGYIPLIDLGISRKLLKNKLILKSNVSNKFRRPTFNEKFWLPGGNPNIKSETGKSTEATIKYLFNKNKSENISITGYYSKINNMIQWIPVNGVWTAVNNNEVQLSGIETNMHYSIQKNKFKYSINASYNFSNSLLTGVYSNNNLELPVKLMYSPSHSSKLFFTTSYKRFNISISEQYTGERFTTQDKDNNSEGILPLIFLSNIYAAYQFDVNNIYISLNAKILNIFNEQYEIIKSYPSSGRAFYFGVVVRYNKKKQDADCYDYYDKKNKNI
- a CDS encoding DUF4465 domain-containing protein translates to MKKNLLLTAVLIALFINALNAQTIIDFESLTVPDVGYYNGSTDYSGSGEIETFIYEIEDADFYVNYSSEYGGYWTGLAYSNQIDLETADWNNYSAYATPAGGANESLIYVFAYSYFPDSVMFDLPVSIQSVDITNSVWAYKYMTGEDGTGQEYITGDFFILSIIGINPDGSHNDSPVAFYLGQDDNITDNWTNVDLSSLGNVKGLIFSLTSSDDMTPYYYCLDNLTYTDVVSVENTVKQNISIFPNPAKHTVNLTNVYNSNINIIDITGKTVYSINNSSEKEQINISHLKSGVYFITIENNDEFFSKKLIVK
- a CDS encoding YncE family protein, producing MNAFGKQIISLNSFNKGGFFRRFSQTLLIIISSLIILFSSCKPKPVPEQEIDISEGVFIVNEGNFMSNNGEISFYNTQTGEIINNLYALQNNNAVLGDVVQSMCISDTLALISVNNSKKIEIVNIKDFKHVHTITGLSYPRYIITVRENICYLTNGKNPGEIKVIDTDKKEVIKTITAGNQPENLLLSGNKVFVANGAWGHDSTVSIINPSTDELIETINVGDGATDLASDKNGNIWVLCQGKSAYDYPEETASQLVCINPDTYEIIERVNIGITGDNFHPVRIASDKENGYIYYNERVGVYRININNPHHKEWFSMLLYYGLEVNPVNGNVYMFSDKGFTEAGTMDIYNKEGEKLQELVKVGVGPNCGVFYKLN
- a CDS encoding T9SS type A sorting domain-containing protein; protein product: MKRILFIIIIIISSIIGDAQSYAPAVGFAGSTAMYKDSSVFIDWAKDIEVYRSYQNIAFPENGYVSYGTDTCATGVADGNPNVVSLGDGGSAVLKFNYPVVNGDGFDFAVFENGFFENDTSELAFLELAFVEISTDGIEYIRFPAVSELQTDVQIESFENINAGYIHNFAGKYTMFYGTPFDLDDIADLSVGTSVNINEINFVKIIDVIGTIDDKYASYDSEGNKVNDPYPTAFSSGGFDLDAVGVINNSLNSILEYEILIIPNPVKDFLSFKTNISDIEKVEIFSVEGKLLISTKQKFNVDVRNLESGIYILKVLSSDKSYASKFIK